A part of Populus alba chromosome 8, ASM523922v2, whole genome shotgun sequence genomic DNA contains:
- the LOC118062395 gene encoding protein BIG GRAIN 1-like E, with translation MSITGLSSDTGKPYKKSLHRRNDSDELDVFEAARYFSGYNEAGAGYTQKVMREDHKHSWRGGRVSLDVPMRNPLPHHLHQHSHDTVEKQILKEKKYKQPSSPGGRLASFLNSLFNQTISKKKKSKSTTQSMKDDDESPGGRRKRRSSISHFRSSGTTDTKSLYSSSSSGFMTPPPYTHTPTKGYKEFRSCSDHRQIVSLPKQDGIVKSIAFRNEILDDKKNTDLSWLEEKYKFNDGFSDQKVPRNRGNQHLEKDRTWVDQYPSEEKECRKFDEVDDGTESDSSSDLFELQNYDLAGTYSNGLPVYETTRMDSIKRGAVPISNGTL, from the coding sequence ATGTCCATCACCGGACTGTCATCAGACACCGGTAAACCTTACAAGAAGTCCTTGCATCGGAGAAATGATTCTGACGAGCTTGATGTATTTGAGGCAGCAAGGTATTTCTCGGGATACAATGAAGCAGGTGCAGGTTACACACAGAAAGTCATGAGAGAGGATCATAAACATTCTTGGAGGGGAGGAAGAGTGAGCCTAGATGTACCAATGAGGAATCCACTACCTCATCATCTCCATCAACATTCTCATGATACAGTGGAGAAGCAAATACTGAAAGAGAAGAAATACAAACAACCAAGCTCTCCAGGTGGGAGACTAGCCAGCTTCTTGAATTCTCTCTTCAATCAAACAATCtccaagaagaagaaatcgAAGTCCACCACGCAATCAATGAAAGATGATGACGAGAGCCCCGGTGGAAGGAGGAAAAGGAGGAGCAGCATTAGTCATTTTCGAAGCTCGGGCACTACTGATACAAAGTCTTTGTATTCTTCTTCAAGTTCTGGTTTTATGACACCCCCTCCTTATACACACACTCCTACAAAGGGCTACAAGGAGTTCAGAAGCTGTTCAGATCACAGGCAAATAGTTTCCCTGCCAAAGCAGGATGGGATTGTGAAGTCCATAGCCTTCCGAAATGAGATATTGGATGATAAAAAGAACACAGATTTATCTTGGCTGGAAGAGAAGTATAAATTCAATGATGGGTTCTCGGACCAGAAAGTACCCAGGAATCGTGGTAATCAACATTTAGAGAAAGACAGGACTTGGGTTGACCAGTATCCATCGGAGGAAAAGGAATGTAGGAAGTTCGATGAGGTGGATGATGGAACTGAGAGTGATTCAAGCTCTGATTTGTTTGAATTGCAAAACTATGACTTGGCCGGTACCTACTCAAATGGTCTGCCTGTGTATGAAACAACACGTATGGATAGCATCAAAAGAGGAGCAGTACCAATTTCCAATGGAACCCTATGA